The following coding sequences lie in one Miscanthus floridulus cultivar M001 chromosome 9, ASM1932011v1, whole genome shotgun sequence genomic window:
- the LOC136479450 gene encoding uncharacterized protein: MTQETYHVEREGVDQEEDKKKKSVAFKAGTTSKSKGKSKKEVSSDDEEMSDIDDEALALFVHKFGKFRKKKGYGPRKRRDHLKNKDYQEKKKEKKEKKLSFTKKKGGSYVVTGDSDASSDDDDSSDDEKKTSKKMALASIAINNKPSLFDTSSTCFMAKATKVKCDESDSSDSESDDDEEHSKEDLIDMLEQAHTCFEMKRKECKEF; the protein is encoded by the exons atgactcaagagacataccatgtggaaagggagggggttgaccaagaggaggacaagaagaagaaaagtgtagcTTTCAAGGCTGGCACCACATCCAAGAgcaagggcaagtcaaagaaagaagtgtcaagtgatgatgaggaaatgagtgatattgatgatgaggcccTAGCTCTCTTTGTGCACAAGTTTGGCAAGTTcaggaagaagaagggctatggtccaagaaagagaagagaccaTCTCAAGAACAAGGATTAT caagaaaagaagaaagaaaagaaggagaagaagttgtcctTCACAAAGAAGAAGGGTGGCTCTTATGTTGTAACaggggatagtgatgcttcttcggatgatgatgattctagtgatgatgagaagaagacatCCAAGAAGATGGCACTTGCAAGtattgccatcaacaacaagccttctctcttcgacacttcatcaacatgcttcatggctaaggccactaaggtaaaaTGTGATGAGAGTGATAGTAGTGatagtgagagtgatgatgatgaggagcacTCAAAGGAGGACCTCATTGACATGTTAGAACAAGCTCACACTtgttttgagatgaagagaaaggagtgcaaagaattctAA